A genomic window from Pirellulales bacterium includes:
- a CDS encoding DGQHR domain-containing protein yields the protein MAQKKQSATKDAIKLPYTEVKQGGKSLLLTSMPAWALVEVSYVAVRRVDEEEGAVQRPLNEKRISKIRDFALAGGDFPACIILNWVTPESIVIKAKDIRVMVSSRSAQIIDGQHRVSGIEEAIKSRRSMRNMEIPVAIYRQLTTRQCADIFLSINTEQKPVQKSLAFDLFGIASEHLVDQDAIRAADIAESLNDDEDSPYCELVKYSGPSHHQGPKASLGIALSTMVNALKPLVSANGVFATMGVRELVNQTKVVMTFFGVLKEWYGEQWEDRTNAFMHAAGFTGAIKFLEVHLIPHCGNKRKYTAAVMREAMDLDRDKRIYREELVGLQGRASARKVTERLIGQFKPARVTEDDIEF from the coding sequence ATGGCACAAAAAAAACAATCAGCGACTAAAGACGCCATCAAGCTTCCATATACCGAGGTGAAGCAAGGAGGAAAATCGCTGCTTTTAACGAGTATGCCTGCGTGGGCTCTCGTTGAAGTGTCCTATGTGGCAGTGCGCAGAGTCGATGAGGAAGAGGGAGCTGTTCAGCGCCCATTAAATGAAAAGCGAATTTCAAAAATACGCGACTTTGCCTTAGCTGGTGGTGACTTTCCGGCATGCATAATTCTGAATTGGGTAACTCCCGAATCAATCGTAATCAAAGCGAAAGATATTCGAGTTATGGTTTCCTCTAGATCGGCACAAATCATTGACGGACAGCATCGTGTTTCGGGAATCGAAGAAGCAATAAAATCGCGCAGGTCAATGAGGAATATGGAGATTCCAGTAGCAATTTATAGACAGCTTACGACGCGCCAATGTGCAGATATATTTTTGTCAATCAATACGGAGCAAAAGCCCGTGCAAAAAAGTCTTGCGTTCGATCTATTTGGTATCGCCAGCGAACATTTAGTGGATCAAGACGCGATTCGCGCAGCCGACATTGCTGAGTCTCTAAACGATGATGAGGATTCGCCATATTGCGAACTCGTAAAGTATTCTGGTCCATCGCATCATCAAGGACCAAAAGCGTCTCTAGGAATTGCTTTGTCCACAATGGTCAACGCGCTAAAACCTCTTGTGTCCGCTAATGGTGTCTTCGCGACGATGGGAGTGAGGGAACTTGTAAATCAAACAAAGGTCGTAATGACATTTTTTGGTGTGCTAAAGGAATGGTATGGCGAACAATGGGAAGACCGCACCAACGCATTTATGCACGCCGCTGGCTTTACGGGTGCCATTAAATTCCTGGAAGTTCATCTAATCCCTCATTGCGGCAATAAACGCAAATACACCGCGGCCGTAATGCGAGAAGCAATGGACCTTGACCGCGACAAGCGAATCTACCGCGAAGAGCTAGTTGGGTTGCAGGGGCGGGCAAGTGCGCGGAAAGTCACTGAAAGGCTAATTGGACAATTCAAGCCGGCGCGTGTTACCGAAGATGACATCGAGTTTTAG
- a CDS encoding restriction endonuclease has protein sequence MAIWLIRAEKHGEYEQKFLQEKRVYVTWGGLATDLLKLKDRQALIDFLADIYPNAKPKRLSNWASQIWPFAHEMKKGDLVVLPLKSQPAINIGEITGDYSFEANGPDPFYHWRSVKWIADSIPRSHFGKDLLHSFGAFMTICRIKRNDAESRINAMRQSGWKPDPNLTGTAIVAEATDESIEPSDLEELGRDHIAQLIIAKFKGHGLARLVDAILRAQGYTTYLSPEGRDRGADILAGAGPLGFSSPHLCVQVKSEDSPIGRPEIDKLEGVMKHFHASEALFVSWSGFKSNVYSESSTSFFSVRLWSQKELLEALFAHYDQLDDDLKAELPLKRIWTVAVQEDD, from the coding sequence ATGGCAATCTGGCTAATCCGCGCCGAAAAGCATGGCGAATACGAGCAAAAATTTCTTCAGGAGAAGCGTGTTTATGTCACCTGGGGTGGGCTGGCAACAGACTTGCTGAAACTTAAGGATCGACAGGCACTCATAGACTTTCTGGCGGATATCTATCCCAACGCCAAGCCCAAGCGATTGTCGAATTGGGCCAGCCAGATTTGGCCTTTTGCGCATGAAATGAAGAAAGGCGATTTGGTAGTTTTGCCGCTTAAATCACAACCGGCCATCAATATTGGTGAAATCACGGGCGACTATAGTTTTGAGGCAAATGGTCCTGACCCCTTCTACCATTGGCGTTCGGTAAAATGGATCGCTGACTCGATTCCGCGCTCTCACTTTGGAAAGGATTTGCTGCACTCATTCGGCGCTTTTATGACGATTTGTCGGATCAAACGGAATGACGCTGAAAGCCGGATCAACGCAATGCGGCAGAGCGGATGGAAGCCCGACCCCAATCTAACCGGCACTGCAATTGTAGCCGAAGCGACAGACGAATCGATTGAACCTTCTGACTTGGAAGAACTCGGCCGCGACCATATTGCGCAACTAATCATTGCCAAATTCAAAGGGCACGGCCTCGCTCGGCTCGTCGACGCAATTCTTAGAGCTCAAGGTTATACGACATATCTAAGTCCCGAGGGGCGCGACCGAGGCGCTGATATTTTGGCAGGTGCTGGACCGCTTGGATTCAGTTCGCCACATCTTTGCGTTCAGGTCAAATCAGAGGATTCGCCAATCGGACGACCCGAAATTGACAAACTTGAGGGGGTCATGAAACATTTTCATGCAAGCGAAGCCCTATTTGTCTCATGGAGCGGATTCAAAAGTAATGTGTACAGCGAGTCGTCAACCAGCTTTTTCAGTGTTCGGCTGTGGTCTCAAAAGGAATTGCTCGAAGCGTTATTCGCCCACTATGACCAACTCGACGATGACTTGAAAGCCGAGTTGCCCTTGAAGCGAATCTGGACTGTAGCAGTACAGGAAGATGATTGA